Below is a window of Perca fluviatilis chromosome 14, GENO_Pfluv_1.0, whole genome shotgun sequence DNA.
AGAATATTAAAATTAATGTAGTATAAGTTGGATCTTTTTCTTACTGATGATATTTATagtttatatttataatatatttactgttatGTCTCACCTGTGACGGCCAGCCTACTCTCTGGTGATGCTCTTCGAAATCCGCTGATTTTGCACTTGTAAAGTCCTTCATTGGACTTGGAAACATTGTGAATGGTCATCTGGCTTGTGTATCCAGTCTCACTGAAGTGGCCATCTTTGTAGAAATCGGCTGCGAGGCTGTCGGATGTCACCTTTTTCTACAGCGCAGAGTGATAGTCTGTTGTTCCATCACAGGGATAGCAGGACTCTTCAGGATCACATCACCAGCTGAACAACACAAAATCACTGTTATCAATCATGCAGTAAGTGCAGTAAGGTAAGTGTACACTGATGAGGGTCCACTTAATGAGACATTTCTGCTTGGCAGCCAGGTGACCCCGTATCTTTCTGTAAGTATGCTTAAAGTTCCTATTTGCACTGGGCTACAAAGTGCATCAACGTATCTAAAATGAACTTTGAGAAATACATTCTTAACTAATGCTCCACTTTCTATATTTTTTGGAGCTTTTAGCCACATTTTGCCATTTTTTGAACAATATAAATATTGCTCAAGTTAGTGTCTGCTAAACATACCAGTAACCGTGATGTTAACGCTGttgcttctctctccctctccatttTCACACCAGTATTCTCCACTGTGTGATTCAAAGGCTACTTTAATGTTCAAGAACCCTTTCGATGTAGCCCATCGAGTAGTATTCGAGAGAATCTTTTTCATCACTCTCCATTCCGTTGTACCGCGGAAACCCCTCACAATAAAATGAGATGGATTCATATTCAAAGAACTGTAGTCTGTTTGGATCAATACGAAGGGAAATCTGCATCTttgacagagaaaaaaaggaaagaataaAGTAAGAGATATCTTCccaaatataatatatactcACAGTGCAGTAATGTAAAGctgtaaaatacaatatatctcACATTTGAAGTGCCAGAAAGACAAAAATTATGCAAATAACATGTTCAAAGATTATAcaaatgtatgtttatttttataccAAACCTCAACTCACCAGCTTTCTGAATATAGTAACTGCTCTGAGCTTGAGCAGTGAGCAGCAACAGTTCATTCACCACTGTTTGGACAAAAGAAGAGAGCAGTGTATTAGAAATACATCTCTTGAGGTACAATAATTCTGAGCTACTGTCAAAACATGACAGAAACATGTGTTGACagttaattaaaattaattaaaaaagaagagTCTTAAAAATAGGACAATAATCCTAACAGTAATATGTATTATTCAGATAGACTACACAACCATAGAGCCCAGAAATACAGTTATTAGTTTGAATTGATTTAAGAGTAAAACTGGAGCCAGTCTCAGTACTCACACAGTCTGATGCAGAATGCTGTGACCTCCATGTTCCCTCGCTGCTGACTGTCAGATCATCAGACTAACACCTAGCTAAATATGAACTAAGGTAAAGTTGTAGTACTTCCTTTTCCTGTGCAGATTAGAGGCTACATCCTTTTATAGCATTATAACCATCTGTAAGGTCTCAGTAACTCTGGGggttaaacatatttttaattCAGCTGGTCAACTGTCAgagctagtgtttaaaaatgtaaaccacCAAATCTGGTAAATGCATGGGAATTATATATTGGTATTCAGTATAACAAATAATTTTAAAGGGGCACACCAGTTTACAGTAacttattaaagtgctcatattatgctcattttcaggttcatacttgtatttagaggttatcagaatacatttaattttcaaaaacactatatattttgttgtactgcacattgctgcagcgcctgttttcaccctgtgtgttgagctctctgttgtAGCTACAgtgtgaggcatcacacttttattccatctttgttgggagttgcacatgcctGTAGCTAGGTAATGagtactagccagtcagaagcagagtatgagggtgtgccatgctagcagctagacCGGCATTATAATGTGTTATGCATGTTcatctctgaagtaaaggctggactacaatagagctgtttggggGTTTTGGTTTAACAGTGTTTtatgttggagatggt
It encodes the following:
- the LOC120572554 gene encoding LOW QUALITY PROTEIN: low affinity immunoglobulin gamma Fc region receptor II-a-like (The sequence of the model RefSeq protein was modified relative to this genomic sequence to represent the inferred CDS: inserted 1 base in 1 codon; deleted 1 base in 1 codon) — its product is MQISLRIDPNRLQFFEYESISFYCEGFRGTTEWRVMKKILSNTTRWATSKGFLNIKVAFESHSGEYWCENGEGERSNSVNITVTAGDVILKSPAIPVMEQQTITLRCXKKVTSDSLAADFYKDGHFSETGYTSQMTIHNVSKSNEGLYKCKISGFRRASPESRLAVTGTILMN